The following are encoded in a window of Sutcliffiella horikoshii genomic DNA:
- a CDS encoding methyl-accepting chemotaxis protein — translation MKTIRGRVRFILLTAITGLIIVLLFNFFFYFTQSAEKEQEAALFEAVNGSKEIKFAFSDTRKNEQEFLRIPSDETSVAIKENLENIKQDASRLQQQFAEYEEIATRFEQIETAATNYLNEFVPLEELYKEIGYTEFTGLQGDMNGNVRNLVINVRGANREELNATLMNLRLYEQQFLATKQEARYRDFMKSAETFKEQLAETDLPDSQKSGLLELYNPYVQAMTDLYNNYNSSYEFVRNFEEISNGVEQSVNEVEAAVTDLQSTIQTEANQKLQTIMLLTLIISVLLLVFLSTTGYFLNRKIASSIRSLKDGASKIGEGNFAYRVPITTKDEMADLAVTFNAMAEKVQVSLLKVMEATDKLQSSSQNLAAISEETTAQSTEVNEAIKQVAIGSSEQALHLDESTDILKRVKAAVEQANQLSKDIKTKADHARTMGEDGLTVVKDLYNSSEQFLELANHLTERVQQATKQSQQINSIVGTIQEIAENTDLLALNAAIESARAGEAGRGFAVVAQEVRKLAERSKHEALSIKKLVTEMGKQMGKLSDDALQFNEYRDLQQESVNQTKTSFEKIAGNVMEINHKVDDVQEAIGHVTESNKQLEEKLSEVHYISEEAAATSEQVSASSEHQILAIEQVNEAAISLSDIANELQEEVSQFTVEDENALPIEETDYVDEQLDSEEIEDETSSNDTDDEEKLKEKWIHEEAAASIEQTAATGEQENKQ, via the coding sequence ATGAAAACAATTAGAGGTAGAGTTAGATTTATTTTATTGACTGCTATAACAGGACTCATCATTGTACTATTATTCAATTTCTTTTTCTACTTTACGCAATCCGCGGAAAAAGAGCAAGAAGCAGCGTTGTTTGAAGCCGTAAATGGAAGTAAAGAAATTAAGTTCGCTTTTTCAGATACTCGAAAGAACGAACAAGAGTTTTTAAGAATACCCAGTGACGAAACATCCGTTGCTATAAAAGAAAACTTGGAAAACATTAAGCAGGATGCATCTAGGTTGCAACAACAATTCGCAGAATATGAGGAGATTGCCACTCGATTTGAACAAATTGAAACGGCAGCTACTAACTATTTGAACGAATTTGTCCCACTTGAAGAATTATATAAAGAAATAGGATATACAGAGTTCACAGGACTTCAAGGAGATATGAACGGAAATGTTAGAAACTTGGTTATTAATGTGCGCGGAGCCAATCGGGAAGAACTAAATGCAACATTGATGAACCTTCGCCTATATGAACAGCAATTCTTAGCCACAAAACAAGAAGCAAGATATAGAGATTTCATGAAAAGTGCCGAAACCTTCAAAGAGCAATTGGCTGAAACCGATTTGCCCGACTCACAAAAGAGTGGGCTGTTGGAGCTTTATAACCCTTATGTTCAAGCTATGACTGATTTATATAATAACTACAATTCTTCTTACGAATTTGTGAGGAATTTTGAAGAAATAAGCAATGGCGTTGAGCAAAGTGTGAATGAGGTAGAAGCTGCGGTAACAGATTTGCAGTCTACCATACAGACAGAAGCCAATCAAAAGTTGCAGACGATCATGTTGCTAACATTAATCATTAGCGTACTGTTATTAGTATTTTTAAGCACCACTGGCTATTTCTTAAATAGAAAAATAGCCTCCTCCATCCGTTCGTTAAAGGATGGTGCATCAAAAATCGGAGAAGGCAATTTCGCCTACAGGGTACCTATCACAACGAAAGATGAAATGGCGGACTTAGCGGTCACTTTCAATGCGATGGCTGAAAAGGTTCAGGTTTCACTTTTAAAAGTAATGGAAGCGACAGATAAGTTGCAGTCTTCCTCACAAAACCTTGCCGCGATTTCAGAAGAGACGACTGCCCAATCTACAGAAGTGAACGAAGCCATAAAACAAGTGGCCATTGGGTCAAGTGAACAAGCACTTCATCTCGATGAAAGTACAGATATCCTGAAGCGCGTGAAAGCTGCAGTCGAACAGGCAAACCAATTGAGTAAAGACATTAAGACAAAGGCCGATCACGCAAGAACAATGGGAGAAGATGGACTAACAGTAGTAAAGGATTTATATAATTCTTCCGAACAATTTCTTGAACTTGCCAACCATCTAACAGAACGAGTGCAACAAGCCACAAAGCAGTCACAACAAATTAACTCCATCGTCGGCACGATCCAGGAGATTGCAGAAAACACGGACCTACTAGCATTGAATGCTGCAATCGAATCTGCTCGTGCAGGTGAAGCCGGCAGAGGGTTTGCAGTGGTGGCACAAGAGGTTAGAAAATTGGCTGAACGCTCCAAACATGAAGCATTGTCCATTAAAAAGTTAGTAACAGAAATGGGCAAGCAAATGGGCAAGCTTTCAGACGATGCACTACAATTCAATGAATACAGGGATCTCCAACAGGAATCCGTCAATCAAACGAAAACATCTTTTGAAAAAATTGCCGGAAATGTTATGGAAATAAACCATAAAGTAGATGATGTGCAAGAAGCAATTGGACATGTAACAGAATCAAACAAACAGCTTGAAGAAAAATTATCAGAAGTACATTATATTTCCGAAGAGGCAGCCGCAACTTCCGAACAGGTAAGTGCTTCGAGCGAACACCAAATACTTGCCATCGAACAAGTAAACGAAGCAGCAATTTCCCTATCAGATATTGCCAATGAACTTCAAGAAGAAGTCAGTCAGTTTACAGTAGAAGATGAGAACGCACTTCCTATAGAAGAAACAGATTATGTCGATGAACAACTTGATTCGGAAGAAATAGAAGATGAAACTTCATCCAACGATACCGATGACGAAGAAAAACTAAAAGAAAAATGGATACACGAAGAAGCTGCAGCCTCGATCGAACAAACCGCAGCAACGGGAGAACAAGAAAATAAGCAATAA
- a CDS encoding DUF84 family protein, whose amino-acid sequence MKVVVGSRNPAKYGAVQDAMRELEMEAEAIALEVESGVSKQPMTDQETIEGALHRARAALKEIEDADFAIGLEGGVVLGSTPSSRVMVCNWGALVAKDGKEYITGGARIALPDEFKKELLAGKELGDLMDEYCQRKDIRKHEGALGIFTDGAVSRMEMFQHVSKLLIGQWRYNVKKQA is encoded by the coding sequence ATGAAAGTGGTAGTCGGTTCAAGAAATCCTGCAAAATATGGGGCTGTACAGGATGCAATGAGAGAGCTTGAGATGGAAGCTGAAGCAATTGCACTTGAAGTAGAATCTGGTGTAAGTAAACAACCCATGACCGATCAAGAAACAATTGAAGGGGCATTGCATCGTGCTAGAGCGGCTCTAAAAGAAATCGAAGATGCAGACTTTGCCATCGGACTTGAAGGAGGCGTTGTCCTCGGTTCAACCCCATCCTCAAGAGTTATGGTCTGTAATTGGGGGGCGCTAGTTGCTAAAGATGGCAAAGAATACATAACGGGTGGTGCTAGAATTGCTTTGCCTGATGAGTTTAAAAAGGAGCTCCTAGCAGGGAAAGAGCTTGGTGATTTAATGGATGAGTACTGTCAGCGGAAAGACATCAGGAAACATGAAGGGGCATTGGGGATCTTTACTGATGGTGCTGTATCAAGGATGGAAATGTTCCAGCATGTTAGTAAGTTATTGATAGGCCAATGGAGATATAATGTGAAAAAGCAGGCTTAG
- a CDS encoding YtoQ family protein produces the protein MKFTVYLAGEIHTSWREELIDKAQALDLPLEFVGPMTDHERSDNIGEAIMGTQPSSIAKDEAASQINNLRTELLMKKSDLVIALFGEKYKQWNTAMDASAAISLQKPLILIRPENLHHPLKELSNKANVTVETVNQALKVLTYVLD, from the coding sequence ATGAAATTTACTGTTTACCTTGCTGGTGAAATCCATACTAGTTGGAGAGAGGAATTAATAGACAAAGCACAAGCACTGGATCTTCCGTTAGAGTTTGTTGGACCAATGACAGACCATGAGCGCTCAGACAACATAGGGGAAGCGATCATGGGTACGCAGCCAAGCTCTATTGCGAAAGACGAAGCAGCATCTCAAATCAATAATCTTCGTACAGAACTCTTAATGAAAAAGTCCGATCTAGTCATTGCCTTATTCGGAGAAAAGTATAAACAATGGAACACCGCAATGGACGCAAGTGCAGCGATTAGCCTTCAAAAACCACTTATCTTAATTCGTCCGGAAAACCTTCATCATCCATTAAAAGAGCTATCCAATAAAGCAAATGTGACAGTTGAAACAGTCAACCAAGCCTTAAAAGTACTCACCTACGTATTGGATTAA